Proteins encoded together in one Pseudomonas sp. Seg1 window:
- a CDS encoding DMT family transporter → MSPVDIFRMLSLAAIWGASFLFMRIIAPVIGTIPTAFFRVSIAAVGLLVILGLMRISWDFKGKLKTVMLLGVINSGIPATLYSVAAQVLPAGYSAIFNATTPLMGVLIGGLFFSEKLTVAKLTGVFLGLFGVGVLTRAGPVAFDLELLMGALACLLATTCYGFAGFLTRRWLDQSGGLDSRLSAVGSMLGASLFLLPLFGYSVITAPPASWGGWSVWLSLLGLGLGCTAFAYIIYFRLLSSIGPVKSMTVTFMIPAFGVLWGALLLDEPLSMAHLYGGVLIALALWLVLKPAVVKSSAAPAR, encoded by the coding sequence GTGAGCCCAGTCGATATTTTCCGTATGTTGTCGCTGGCGGCCATCTGGGGCGCGAGTTTTCTGTTCATGCGCATTATTGCGCCGGTGATCGGCACGATTCCGACGGCGTTTTTCCGTGTGTCGATCGCTGCCGTCGGCCTGCTGGTGATCCTCGGGTTGATGCGCATCAGTTGGGATTTCAAAGGCAAGCTGAAAACCGTGATGTTGCTCGGGGTGATCAACTCGGGGATTCCGGCGACGCTGTATTCGGTGGCGGCCCAAGTGTTGCCGGCCGGTTACTCGGCGATTTTCAACGCCACCACGCCGCTGATGGGCGTGCTGATCGGCGGCTTGTTCTTCAGTGAAAAACTGACCGTCGCGAAATTGACCGGCGTGTTCCTCGGCCTGTTCGGCGTCGGCGTGCTTACGCGCGCAGGTCCGGTGGCCTTCGATCTGGAACTGCTGATGGGCGCCCTCGCCTGCCTGCTCGCTACCACCTGCTACGGTTTCGCTGGCTTCCTCACCCGGCGCTGGCTGGATCAAAGTGGTGGGCTCGACAGTCGACTCTCGGCGGTCGGCAGCATGCTCGGTGCTTCACTGTTTCTCCTGCCGTTGTTCGGCTACAGCGTGATCACCGCACCACCGGCAAGCTGGGGCGGCTGGAGTGTCTGGCTTTCGCTGCTGGGCCTGGGCCTGGGCTGCACGGCGTTTGCCTACATCATTTACTTCCGCCTGCTCAGTTCCATCGGCCCGGTGAAGTCAATGACCGTGACCTTCATGATTCCGGCGTTCGGCGTGTTGTGGGGTGCGTTGCTGCTCGATGAGCCGCTGTCGATGGCGCATCTGTATGGCGGGGTGTTGATTGCGCTGGCGTTGTGGCTGGTGTTGAAGCCGGCGGTGGTGAAGTCTTCTGCAGCGCCAGCCCGATGA
- the cysK gene encoding cysteine synthase A — MSRIFADNAHSIGNTPLVQINRIAPRGVTILAKIEGRNPGYSVKCRIGANMIWDAESSGKLKPGMIIVEPTSGNTGIGLAFVAAARGYKLTLTMPASMSIERRKVLKALGAELVLTEPTKGMKGAIEKAAEIVASDTGKYFMPAQFDNPANPAIHEKTTGPEIWNDTDGAVDVLVAGVGTGGTITGVSRYIKNTQGKPILSVAVEPVLSPVITQTLAGEEAKPLAPHKIQGIGAGFVPKNLDLAMVDRVEQVTDEESKAMALRLMLEEGILCGISCGAAMAVAVRLAETPEMQGKTIVVILPDSGERYLSSMLFSDLFTEQENQQ; from the coding sequence ATGAGCCGTATTTTTGCTGACAACGCCCATTCCATCGGTAATACGCCGCTGGTGCAGATCAACCGCATCGCGCCACGTGGCGTGACCATCCTGGCCAAGATCGAGGGGCGCAACCCCGGTTATTCGGTGAAGTGCCGGATCGGCGCCAACATGATCTGGGACGCCGAAAGCAGCGGCAAACTCAAGCCGGGCATGATCATCGTCGAGCCAACGTCGGGCAACACCGGCATCGGTCTGGCCTTCGTCGCCGCCGCCCGTGGTTACAAACTGACGTTGACCATGCCGGCGTCGATGAGCATCGAGCGGCGCAAGGTCCTCAAGGCTTTGGGTGCCGAGCTGGTGCTGACCGAACCGACCAAAGGCATGAAAGGCGCGATCGAGAAGGCTGCCGAGATTGTTGCCAGCGATACCGGCAAATACTTCATGCCGGCGCAGTTCGACAATCCGGCCAACCCGGCCATCCACGAAAAAACCACCGGCCCGGAAATCTGGAACGACACCGATGGCGCCGTCGATGTGCTGGTGGCTGGCGTCGGCACGGGCGGAACGATTACCGGTGTTTCGCGGTATATCAAGAATACCCAGGGCAAACCGATTCTGTCGGTGGCGGTGGAGCCGGTGTTGTCGCCGGTGATCACCCAGACGCTGGCGGGTGAAGAGGCCAAGCCGCTGGCACCGCACAAGATTCAAGGCATCGGTGCCGGTTTCGTACCGAAGAATCTGGATCTGGCCATGGTCGACCGGGTCGAGCAGGTCACCGACGAGGAGTCGAAGGCGATGGCCCTGCGCTTGATGCTGGAAGAAGGCATCTTGTGCGGTATCTCCTGCGGTGCAGCGATGGCGGTTGCCGTGCGCCTGGCGGAAACCCCGGAAATGCAGGGCAAGACCATTGTCGTGATCCTGCCGGACTCCGGTGAGCGTTATCTGTCGAGCATGTTGTTCAGCGATCTGTTCACCGAGCAGGAGAACCAGCAGTAA
- a CDS encoding DUF4160 domain-containing protein, whose protein sequence is MTTKYRFRDKYRIQLREKDHPPPHVHLIGGGFEVMLSLETVEVMTGKAPPLIIKEALAWVSAHQAQLLEEWKRCYP, encoded by the coding sequence ATGACGACTAAATACAGATTTCGCGACAAATACCGCATTCAGTTGCGCGAGAAGGATCACCCGCCACCCCATGTTCACCTCATAGGTGGCGGCTTTGAAGTGATGCTGAGCCTTGAAACCGTGGAGGTCATGACGGGCAAGGCGCCGCCGCTGATTATCAAGGAAGCGCTGGCGTGGGTTTCGGCTCATCAAGCGCAACTGTTGGAGGAGTGGAAACGATGTTACCCATGA
- a CDS encoding helix-turn-helix domain-containing protein: MLPMKRPRLSAVQALSDFRLALTFIDGQELILDLGRDIQAYPGLRPLLDPEVFLTATLDDDGWTVEWLEPDIQIGADTLYMDALAQNAADENTRIFIDWRARTGLSLNQAAEALGVSARSISRYSNGREAVPRSLALACLGWDSLQQRSTMAAEESGRYIVNRKP; encoded by the coding sequence ATGTTACCCATGAAAAGGCCTCGTCTGTCAGCTGTGCAGGCACTGTCAGATTTTCGATTGGCCCTGACCTTTATTGATGGCCAGGAACTGATACTTGATCTGGGCCGGGATATTCAAGCTTATCCAGGTCTGCGGCCATTGCTCGATCCCGAGGTGTTTTTAACCGCTACATTGGACGACGACGGCTGGACTGTCGAATGGCTTGAGCCCGATATACAGATTGGCGCAGACACGCTCTATATGGATGCACTGGCTCAAAACGCGGCCGATGAAAATACTCGAATTTTCATTGATTGGCGTGCCCGTACGGGGCTGTCTCTTAATCAGGCTGCGGAGGCATTGGGTGTCAGTGCGCGCAGCATCAGCCGCTACAGTAATGGTCGTGAGGCGGTGCCGCGTTCTTTGGCGTTAGCATGCCTGGGCTGGGATTCTTTGCAGCAAAGGTCGACGATGGCAGCGGAAGAGTCTGGTCGCTACATTGTCAATCGAAAGCCTTAG
- the aceK gene encoding bifunctional isocitrate dehydrogenase kinase/phosphatase produces the protein MPQPWPATDIARMILDGFDDYREHFRRITDGARERFEQARWQETQTASAARINLYEEKVSETIARLREYFDDEALMNVSCWPLVKSAYISVIDLRFDDELSETWYNSIFCGLFSHDLISDGCMFIHTTRPSLRRARAAQTRTYKPQGQLSGMLASIFADYRFSEDYADLPGDLRRLEAQLRENLPDWVCKDPELSVELFSSVLYRNKGAYLVGRIYTRDEQWPLVIPLLHREGRGIQIDALITDEADVSIIFSFTRSYFMVDVPVPAEFIGFLRRILPGKHIAELYTSIGFYKHGKSEFYRALINHLANTDDQFIMAPGVRGMVMSVFTLPGFNTVFKIIKDRFSPSKNVDRATVIEKYRLVKSVDRVGRMADTQEFADFRFPLSKFDPACLEELLEVAPSTVSVEGDTVLIRHCWTERRMTPLNLYLENANEAQVREALEDYGLAIKQLAAANIFPGDMLLKNFGVTRHGRVVFYDYDEICFLTEANFRHIPAPRTPEDEMASEPWYSIGPLDVFPEEFPPFLFADSGQRKLFDQLHGELYNADYWKGLQEAIRAGKVIDVFPYRRKGLDNE, from the coding sequence ATGCCGCAGCCATGGCCCGCCACCGACATCGCCCGCATGATCCTCGATGGCTTTGACGACTACCGCGAGCATTTCCGCCGGATCACCGACGGTGCCCGGGAGCGTTTCGAGCAGGCGCGCTGGCAGGAGACACAAACCGCATCGGCGGCGCGGATCAACCTCTACGAAGAAAAGGTCAGCGAAACCATCGCCCGCCTGCGCGAGTATTTCGATGACGAAGCGCTGATGAATGTCAGTTGCTGGCCGCTGGTGAAAAGCGCCTACATCAGCGTCATCGACCTGCGTTTCGACGATGAGCTGTCCGAGACCTGGTACAACTCGATTTTCTGCGGGCTGTTCAGCCATGACCTGATCAGCGACGGCTGCATGTTCATCCACACCACGCGCCCGAGCCTGCGGCGTGCCCGGGCCGCGCAAACCCGCACCTACAAACCCCAGGGCCAGTTGTCGGGGATGCTCGCGAGCATTTTTGCCGACTACCGCTTCAGTGAGGATTACGCCGACCTGCCGGGCGACCTGCGCCGCCTCGAAGCGCAACTGCGCGAGAACCTGCCGGATTGGGTGTGCAAGGACCCGGAACTGAGCGTCGAGCTGTTTTCCTCGGTGCTGTACCGCAACAAAGGCGCGTATCTGGTCGGGCGCATCTATACCCGCGACGAGCAGTGGCCGCTGGTGATTCCGCTGCTGCACCGCGAGGGACGCGGGATTCAGATCGACGCGCTGATCACCGACGAAGCCGATGTGTCGATCATCTTCTCCTTCACTCGTTCGTATTTCATGGTCGATGTGCCGGTGCCGGCGGAGTTCATCGGTTTCCTGCGGCGCATCCTGCCGGGCAAGCACATCGCCGAGCTGTACACCTCGATCGGCTTCTACAAACACGGCAAGTCCGAGTTCTATCGGGCGCTGATCAACCACCTGGCCAACACCGACGACCAATTCATCATGGCTCCCGGTGTGCGCGGCATGGTCATGAGTGTGTTCACCCTGCCGGGCTTCAACACCGTGTTCAAGATCATCAAGGACCGTTTTTCGCCGTCAAAAAACGTCGACCGCGCCACGGTGATCGAGAAGTACCGACTAGTGAAGAGTGTCGACCGGGTAGGGCGCATGGCCGATACCCAGGAGTTTGCCGATTTCCGTTTTCCGCTGAGCAAGTTCGATCCGGCGTGCCTTGAGGAATTGCTTGAAGTCGCACCGTCCACGGTCTCGGTGGAGGGCGATACCGTGCTGATTCGCCACTGCTGGACTGAGCGGCGGATGACGCCGCTCAACCTGTATCTGGAAAACGCCAACGAAGCGCAAGTGCGTGAGGCGCTGGAAGACTACGGTTTGGCGATCAAGCAACTGGCGGCGGCGAACATCTTTCCCGGCGACATGCTGCTGAAGAACTTCGGCGTCACGCGGCACGGGCGTGTGGTGTTTTATGACTACGACGAGATCTGCTTTCTGACCGAGGCCAACTTTCGCCACATTCCGGCACCGCGTACGCCGGAAGACGAAATGGCCTCGGAGCCGTGGTATTCGATCGGGCCGCTGGATGTGTTCCCTGAGGAGTTTCCGCCGTTTCTGTTTGCCGATTCGGGGCAGCGCAAGTTGTTCGATCAGCTGCATGGGGAGTTGTATAACGCCGATTACTGGAAGGGGTTGCAGGAGGCGATTCGGGCGGGAAAGGTTATCGACGTCTTTCCGTATCGGCGCAAGGGCCTGGATAACGAATAA
- a CDS encoding DMT family transporter, which translates to MFVLSKKTALAAASTSLFVMLWSSGAIFSKWGLAHASPFAFLLIRFVIALCGLVLLAPLLKLKLPKSGRPMLYAIATGMVLLGAYQIFYLLALNTKVTPGVMATIMGVQPILTVVLMERQRSASRMFGLALGLAGLIMVVYQGIGLAGMSWAGMLFGLLALASMTLGSIMQKRITDNPLGTLPVQYLAGLLLCGIFVPFQPFHFEHSAGFIVPVLWMGLVVSVLATLLLYRLIARGNLVNVTSLFYLVPAVTAVMDYLIFGNRLAALSVLGMLLIIVGLAFVFRKTG; encoded by the coding sequence ATGTTTGTCCTTTCGAAAAAAACCGCGCTCGCGGCGGCGTCCACGAGCCTGTTCGTTATGTTGTGGAGCAGCGGGGCGATCTTCTCCAAATGGGGCCTGGCCCACGCGTCGCCCTTTGCCTTTCTGCTGATCCGTTTCGTCATTGCCCTGTGCGGGCTGGTGCTGCTGGCGCCGTTGCTCAAGTTGAAACTGCCCAAAAGCGGCAGGCCTATGCTGTATGCGATCGCCACGGGCATGGTGTTGTTGGGCGCTTATCAGATTTTCTATCTGCTGGCACTGAACACCAAAGTCACACCGGGGGTAATGGCGACGATCATGGGCGTGCAGCCGATTCTCACGGTGGTATTAATGGAGCGGCAGCGTTCGGCGAGCCGGATGTTTGGCCTGGCGTTGGGGTTGGCCGGGTTGATCATGGTGGTTTACCAAGGCATTGGTTTGGCCGGGATGTCGTGGGCGGGGATGCTGTTTGGCTTGCTGGCGCTGGCGAGTATGACGCTGGGGTCGATCATGCAGAAACGCATCACCGACAATCCCCTCGGAACGTTGCCGGTGCAGTATCTGGCGGGCCTGTTGCTCTGCGGGATCTTTGTGCCGTTCCAGCCGTTTCACTTCGAACACAGCGCCGGTTTCATCGTGCCGGTGCTGTGGATGGGGCTGGTGGTGTCGGTGCTGGCGACGCTGTTGCTGTATCGCCTGATCGCACGGGGCAATCTGGTGAATGTCACCAGTCTGTTCTATCTGGTGCCGGCGGTGACAGCGGTGATGGACTATCTGATTTTCGGCAACCGCCTGGCCGCGTTGAGCGTGCTGGGGATGCTGTTGATCATCGTCGGTCTGGCGTTCGTGTTCCGTAAAACCGGCTGA
- a CDS encoding DUF748 domain-containing protein, with protein MKRRYSWPLGIIAVIVVLLIALHIALPYVVRDYLNDKLANMGDYRGQITDVDLALWRGAYKINGLKIVKVDGKVPVPFVNAPLIDLAVSWHSLWYDHAVVAQVKFFNPEINFVDGGANKQNSQTGQGTDWRAQLGKLLPITLDEVQIHDGKISFRNFNSKPPVNMNATNVDASIYNLTNVVDKEGKRDARFEGKAKLLGHAPLETTATFDPLSNFEDFEFRLRAKDIELKSMNDFASAYGKFDFNAGHGDVVIEAQAKKAQVSGYIKPLLRDVEVFNWQQDVENKNKSIFRSVWEAIVGGTETVLKNQAKNQFATKVELSGNVHQQNISAFEAFLQILRNGFVQAFNARYERPKPDAG; from the coding sequence ATGAAACGTCGTTACAGCTGGCCATTAGGGATTATCGCCGTCATCGTCGTGTTGTTGATTGCCCTGCACATCGCTCTGCCTTATGTCGTACGCGATTATCTCAACGACAAGTTGGCGAACATGGGCGATTACCGTGGCCAGATCACCGACGTCGACCTGGCGCTATGGCGCGGCGCCTACAAGATCAACGGTCTGAAAATCGTCAAGGTCGACGGCAAGGTTCCGGTGCCCTTCGTTAACGCGCCGCTGATCGATCTCGCCGTGAGCTGGCATTCGCTGTGGTACGACCATGCGGTGGTGGCGCAGGTGAAATTCTTCAATCCCGAAATCAACTTTGTCGACGGTGGCGCCAACAAGCAGAACTCCCAGACCGGTCAGGGTACCGACTGGCGCGCGCAACTGGGCAAGTTGCTGCCGATCACCCTCGACGAAGTGCAGATTCACGACGGCAAAATCAGCTTCCGCAACTTCAACTCCAAGCCACCGGTGAACATGAATGCCACCAATGTCGACGCCAGCATTTACAACCTGACCAACGTGGTCGACAAAGAAGGCAAACGCGATGCCCGCTTCGAAGGCAAGGCCAAGCTGCTCGGCCATGCACCGCTGGAAACCACCGCCACCTTCGACCCGTTGAGCAACTTCGAAGACTTTGAATTCCGCCTGCGCGCCAAAGATATCGAACTCAAAAGCATGAACGACTTCGCCTCGGCCTACGGCAAGTTCGACTTCAACGCCGGCCACGGTGACGTGGTCATCGAAGCCCAGGCGAAAAAAGCCCAGGTCAGCGGCTACATCAAACCACTGCTGCGCGATGTCGAAGTGTTCAACTGGCAACAGGACGTCGAAAACAAGAACAAAAGCATCTTCCGCTCGGTGTGGGAGGCAATCGTCGGCGGCACCGAGACTGTGCTGAAGAATCAGGCAAAGAACCAGTTCGCTACCAAGGTCGAACTCAGCGGCAACGTGCATCAGCAAAATATCAGCGCGTTCGAGGCGTTTTTGCAGATTTTACGCAACGGTTTCGTTCAGGCATTTAATGCCCGGTATGAGCGGCCTAAGCCGGATGCAGGCTAA
- a CDS encoding aspartyl/asparaginyl beta-hydroxylase domain-containing protein has product MTFSLAAKVLVLLLFVGSILYVHLRGKARLPVLRQFVNHSALFAPYNALMYLFSGVPSKPYLDRSKFPELDVLRDNWETIRDEAMHLFDEGYIRAAEKNNDAGFGSFFKKGWKRFYLKWYDKPLPSAETLCPKTVALVSAIPNVKGAMFALLPGGSHLNPHRDPFAGSLRYHLGLSTPNSDDCRIFVDGQVYAWRDGEDVMFDETYVHWVKNETDKTRVILFCDIERPLSNRLMTRINRFISGWLGRATAPQNLDDERVGGINQAYAWSKNFSDKFSGVVKQWKRRNPKAYRVLRPVLAVVVLTLLGYWLFG; this is encoded by the coding sequence ATGACCTTTTCGTTAGCCGCCAAGGTGTTGGTGTTGCTGCTGTTTGTGGGCAGCATCCTTTACGTGCATTTGCGCGGCAAGGCGCGCCTGCCGGTGCTGCGCCAGTTCGTCAACCACTCGGCGCTGTTCGCGCCGTATAACGCCCTCATGTATCTGTTTTCCGGCGTGCCGTCCAAGCCGTATCTGGACCGCAGCAAGTTCCCGGAACTGGATGTGCTGCGCGATAACTGGGAAACCATTCGCGACGAAGCCATGCACCTGTTCGACGAGGGTTACATCCGTGCGGCGGAGAAGAACAACGATGCCGGTTTCGGTTCGTTCTTCAAGAAGGGCTGGAAGCGTTTTTACCTCAAGTGGTACGACAAACCGCTGCCGTCGGCAGAAACCCTGTGCCCGAAAACCGTCGCGCTGGTCAGTGCCATTCCGAACGTCAAGGGCGCCATGTTCGCGCTGTTGCCGGGCGGTAGCCACCTCAACCCGCATCGCGATCCGTTTGCCGGCTCCCTGCGTTATCACCTCGGTTTGTCGACGCCAAACTCCGACGACTGCCGCATCTTCGTCGATGGTCAGGTCTACGCCTGGCGCGATGGCGAGGACGTGATGTTCGACGAAACCTACGTACACTGGGTCAAGAACGAAACCGACAAGACCCGCGTCATCCTCTTCTGCGACATCGAGCGGCCGCTGAGCAACCGCCTCATGACCCGCATCAACCGCTTCATCAGTGGCTGGCTCGGCCGCGCGACCGCACCGCAGAACCTCGACGACGAACGCGTCGGCGGTATCAATCAGGCTTACGCCTGGAGCAAGAACTTCAGTGACAAGTTCAGCGGCGTGGTCAAGCAGTGGAAGCGCCGTAACCCTAAGGCCTACCGCGTTTTACGGCCGGTGCTGGCAGTGGTGGTGTTGACGTTGCTCGGGTATTGGCTGTTTGGATAA